In Cyanobium sp. AMD-g, the DNA window GATGGTCTTCGCCTCCCAGGGGGGAGACATCGGCTTGCGGGCCTTGATCGCGTCCGTGCTGCTCGGTCAGATTCAGGACAATATCGTCCGGCCCAAGGTGATGGGTGAGGCGATGGAGCTCAATCCGGTGATTCTCTTTCTGGCCCTGTTCATCGGACAGCGGGTCGCTGGCCTGTTGGGGGTGTTCCTTTCGATCCCCATTGCCGGCATGATTGCGATCTGGATTCATTCCGATCGCCAGCAGCAGGAGCCCATCCTCCTCACTCCAGCTGGTGAGGATTAGGGCAGTGATCAGGGCGAGGCCCCCGTCTTGCAGGCATTCGGCGTCATCGTCCCAAGGGCGTTTGAGGGGGTGTTGCAGCCGGCTGTCATGCTGCTCGTCACTGATCTCCTCGCTAAGCCCTTGCCTGTGAAACGCACGATCCTTGCCACCCTCACGGCCCTTGCCGCTACGGCGGCCACCGAGGTTCCGGCGGCGCACGCCAGCTGCCGCTTTCTGATGCCGCTGGGGGGCGGCGGCAACCCGGTGGTGTCAAAGCGGATCGGGCCAGACCGGCTCGTGGGCCGGACGAACTGGAACACCGACTTCATCGTGGATCGCAACTTCCGCCGTTATCGCTTCTTCTTCACATCGGCCTCCAGCGAGCGGGCCAGCTTCCCGGTGTCCGGTTTCATGGTGTTCACCGACGGCAGCAACCTGCAGGTGATCAACGAAACACCGACCTTCGAACCCGGCACGGGTCGGATGTTCGGACCTTTCCAGGCGGTTCCCGGCAAGCGCACCAGGCTGATGAATTTCCGGGTGGGCTCGTCCACCACGCCGGCGGCCCTTGGATTCAGCTATCGCATCTCTGTCCAGGGCTGTGATTAAAACCCATGCAGTTTGAAAGCTTCGCGACCTTCAACATCGCCATCGTGGTGCTGGCGATCGGTCGTTGGCTGAACCGGAAGGTGGGTTTCCTGCGGGAGTTCAACATTCCAGAGCCGGTCACCAGCGGGCTGCTTGTTTGTCTGCTGCTGGCCCTGATCCATGCCGTGAACGGCACGGAGATCAGCTTCAATCTGCAGACGCGGGATTTTCTGCTGCTCTATTTCTTTGCAGCCATCGGCCTCAATGCCGACATCAAGACCCTGCTGTCGGGGGGGTGGCCCCTGCTGATCCTGGTGGTCACCACCGTGGGTTACATGATCCTGCAGAACCTCACCGGGATCGGCATGGCCGCGCTGCTGGGGCTGAATCCGCTGGTGGGTCTTCTGGGGGGGTCGGTGTCTCTGCTGGGGGGGCACGGCACGGCGATCGCCTGGGCACCCCGCTTTGCCGAGAGCCACGGCATCAGCAATGCCCTTGAGATAGGCATCGCCTGCGCCACCTTCGGTCTGGTGCTGGCCTCGCTGATGGGCGGGCCGATCGCCCGGATCCTGATCCGCCGCCACCGGCTCAAGACGCCGCAGGCTGCGGCCATGGCCGAGCCCGAGGTCGGCACCCCAGACAGGGAGCAGGAGGCGGTCACCTACTTCAGCCTGCTGGGCACCCTCTTCTGGCTCAACGTCAGCCTGGGCCTGGGGGAGGTGCTGCATGAGGTGCTGAAGGCCGCCGGCAGCAACCTGCCCCTGTTCGTCTGCTGCCTGTTCGCGGCGATCATCCTCACCAACACCGTGCCGCGGCTGCTGCCGATCCGCTGCCTGGCCGCCCCCCGCTCCCTGGCCATCGTCTCGGACATCGCCCTGGGCATCTTCCTGACGATGTCCCTGATGAGCCTGCAGCTCTGGACCATCGCCTCTCTGGCGGGTCCGATCCTGGCGATCCTGGCCGCCCAGTTCGTGGTGTCCTTCCTGTTCGCCCTGTTCGTGGTGTTCAAGGTGATGGGCCGCGACTACGAGGCCGCCGTGATCTGCGCCGGCTTCGGGGGCATCTCGCTGGGGGCCACCCCCACGGCGATGGCCAACATGTCGGCGGTGGCCCAGACCTACGGTCCCGCCCACCGGGCCTTCATCATCGTGCCGCTGGTGTCGGGCTTCTTTGTGGACATCAGCAACGCCGTAGTGATCCAGCGTTTCCTCAACTGGTTCGGCTGATCCGGCGGGGGCTTGGGTTGATCCGGCGGCGGTTCCGGCGCGAAGAACGGCGCGAAGAACTCAGAAGCGCAGGGTCGTGCGGATCAGTCCGGCCCACACACCGAGGCTGGCTTCCCCTGAAGCTGCGGGGAACACCAGGGCCTGGGAGAGGTCGGCGCTGCCGCTGAGGGCGCCCCGTGGCCGGCTCAGCCAGAAGAGGGCAGGCGTCACCGAGAGTGCATCGCTGAGCTGGATCCGGTAGAAGAGCTCGAAGGCCAGCCCCCGGTCGTCGAGACTGCTCTGGCTGGGCGTCTGGATCGCGACCACGTGGGTGGGGGAGCCGACGGCCAGCCCCAGGCTGTTGCCCACCCCCAGGACGTCGCTCCAGACCAGGCCGGTGTACCAGGAGCGGCTGCGCACCCCCGCCAGGCCGGCCTCCGACGGGGTGCTGAAACGGAAGGCGTCCTGGCCCCAGCCGGCGCTGATCGAAGGCAGCCAGCCGGAGCGGCGGGGCTGCCAGTAGCCCGCCAGCGACCAGGATCCCAGGCTGCCGTCGCGGCCGCCGGCCGCCAGCTGGCTGGCCAGGGGAGTGCCCCGCAGCCGCACCTGGGGGCCGCTGAGGCTCCAGGCCCCGGTGATGTTCCACTGGGGCCGGCTCAGGGCCAGCTGCACCGTGCTGGTCTGGGAGGAGGAGCCGGAGAAGAGGCCACCGCCCAGCTGGTGGCCCCCGGCCTGGCCGGCCACGTAGGCGTAGCCCAGGCTCAGCCCCTGCAGCCCGCCCCGGGGCTGCCACCAGAGTCCGAAGCCGCCCCCGAGCCGCTTGCTGTAGGTGCCCGGTGAGCCGGCGTACTGGAACAGATCGAGGATCGGGGAGGCGTTGTAGACACTCGGCCAGACCGGGAGCATGTCGAGCTGCATGATCCGGGGCCCGACGCTGAGCCGGAGCTCGGGGCCGATCGGCAGCTGCAGGTAGGCCCTGTTGAGGCTCACCAGCCGGCTGGAGCACCCCGGCTCCCCTGCGCCGCAGGCCGGTTCCTGGAAGGCCACATCCAGGCGGCTCAGGGGCGTGGGCGGGTTGGAGAAGAAGCCCGACGGGGCGAAGTCGCCGCTGCGCAGGCGGATCCGGAACAGGTCCTGGCCCGTGAAGCTGGTGTCAATCGTGAGGCGCAGTTCGTGGTTGACGCTGACGCCGTTCAGCAGCGGCGCCCCCACCGCGGTGTTGCTGGCACGGTCCACCGCACTGCCGTCGTACCGGAGGGCCCCCAGGACGCCGTTGATCTGCAGGTTGACGGTGGTTGTTGGCGCGAAGCGGGTGGCCTCGAGCGCCTCGACGGCAGCCTGGGGTGCCGGCGCCGGCAGCTCCTGGGCCCGCAGGGACCCGGCGGCACCGCAGACCCAGGCCGCCATCAGCCAGGGAAGGGTGGCGCCGGGGGGCCTCATGGAGCCTGGCCGCTCAGGTGATCACGGTGGGCCGCTCCATGCCGGTGCGCACCCGGATCTCGGCCAGCGCGTCGATGGCGACGATCAGATCCTTCAGGGCCAGCTGGGGGTCCAGGTCGAGGTCGCCGCTGGGGGGCACGTAGCTCTCCAGATACACCCGCAGGGTGGCCCCCTTGGTGCCCGTGCCCGAAAGCCTCAGCACCACCCGGCTGCCGTCGTCGAGCAGCACCCGCAGGCCCTGGCCCTTGCTGATCGAGCCGTCCACCGGGTCGGTGTAGCCGAAATCGTCAGCGGCGCGGATCGTGCGGCCGGCGAAGGCCTGGCCGGGCAGGCTGGTGAGCATCCCGGAGACCCGGTCGTAGAGGCCGTGGGCGGCGTCGCTGGCCACGGCCTCGTAGTCGTGGCGGGAGTAGTAGTGGCGGCCGAAGCGGCTCCAGTGGCCCGCCATCACCTCCGCCACCGAACAGCCGCGCACCGCCAGGATCTGCAACCAGAACAGCACCGCCCAGAGCCCGTCCTTCTCGCGGATGTGGTTGCTGCCGGTGCCGAAGCTCTCCTCGCCGCAGAGGGTGATCCGGCCGGCATCGAGCAGGTTGCCGAAGAACTTCCAGCCCGTGGGGGTCTCGAAGCAGGGGATGCCCAGTTCGGCGGCCACCACGTCGGCGGCGGCGCTGGTGGGCATCGAGCGGGCCACGCCGGCCAGGCCGTCCGCGTAGCCGGGGGCCAGGGTGGCGTTGGCGGTGAGCACGGCCAGGCTGTCGCTGGGATTCACGAAGCAGTTCCGGCCCAGGATCATGTTGCGGTCGCCGTCGCCGTCGCAGGCGGCGCCGAAGTCGTAGGCGCCGCCGCTCAGCAGCAGGTCGGCCAGCTCGTGGGCGTAGGTGAGGTTGGGGTCGGGGTGGCCGCCGCCGAAGTCCGCCAGGGGCACGCCGTTGCGCACCGTGCCGGCCGGGGCCCCCAGCAGCCCTTCGAACAGGCGGCTGGCGTAGGGGCCGGTGACCGCATGCATGGCGTCGAAGGCCACCTGGAAGTCGCCCCGCAGCAGGGCGGCGATGCGGTCGAAGTCGAACAGCTTCTGCATCAGCGCCACGTAGTCGTCGACGCCGTCGATCACCTCCACGGCCATGGCGCCGATGGTCGCCGTACCGGGAACCTCCAGGTTCAGGGGTTCGGCGTCGAGGATGCGGTAGCCCTCCAGGCTGAGGGTGGCGGCATGGATGGCATCGGTGACCGATTCCGGGGCCGGCCCGCCGTTGGCGCCGTTGATCTTGACGCCGAAGTCGCCGTCGAGGCCGCCGGGGTTGTGGCTGGCCGAGAGGATGATCCCCGCCACGGCGCCGCGGCTGCGGATCAGATGGGAGGCGGCCGGCGTGGAGAGGATGCCGCCGGTGGTGGTGATCAGGCGGCTGACGCCATGGGCCGCGGCCATGCGGGCGATGACGCTGATGGCCGGGATGTTGCCGAAGCGGCCGTCGCCGCCGACCACCAGGGTGCCCCCCTCAACCCCGGGCACCACCCGCAGGGAGGCCTCGATGAAGCTCTCCAGGTAGTGGGGGGTCTGGAACTGGCGGGTGCTCTTGCGCAGGCCGGAGGTGCCGGGCTTCTGGTCGTCGAAGGGTCGCTCCAGCGCCACCTGACGCAGCTCGGTCGTCTTCGCCATGGCTGGCGTCCTGGGGGGTCGGGGACGCCCCAAGCTACCTCCGGCGATTGTTCCGCTCCTGTTACTGGTGGCGTCGACAGCGCTGGCTAGCCTGAGCTGAATTGCATTGACCCCATGGCGCCACGGTTGCTCCCCACCGCCCTGCGCACGGGCTCTGCCCTCGGTGCCACCGTCGCCGTCGCTGCGGCAGGGGCTTTCGTGCTGAGCCTGTCCTCGGCGCGGGCGGCGGTGATGGGCGCCGCGAAGGCCCTTCCCTATGCGGAAGCGGTGGACCGCACCCACACCGCCGCCGAGGCCGTGCTGGCTGGAGCCGGGGCCGAAACCTGTCTGCGGGGCAAGCTCACCAATGCCCTGCTGGGGCTCTCGAGCAGCTGTGAGGCCATCGGCGAGCGCAACCCCCTCTGCCAGCTGGCCGACAAGGCGGCCGTCGTGACGCCGATGAGCCTGGCCTTCATGCGCGACACCGCGACCCAGCTGCTGGCGTTGATCGAGGCCCCTGCGGCCGGTAGCCCCAAGCCCAGCCAGCCCCAGCCCTGAACTCCCGCCCTCCATGGATATCCAGCACCCTTCGGAAGACGGGCCCCTCTCCCCCGACCAGATCTTGTTGCTTGAGCAGTTCCGCGATCGTGTCGAGGCGAAGATCAGCAACCACGGCCTCACCAGCACGGACGTGGCCGAGCTGGTCAAGGACCTGCGCGGCCATCCCGAGATGAGCCGCCAGATGATGGCCGAGTTGACCCAGGAGCTGCAGCGGCTGCTGCCGGGCCAGCGCTTCAGTTTTGATTGGGATTGATCAGGTTCAGGCCCCCCTGGGGCCTCGGGGCGGCATTGGCCGCGGGCTTGGCTGTGGGCAGTTGCAGGCGGCAGACGGCCGTGAGGCTGCGGGCGGCCCGGTCGATCGGTTCACGCCGTTCGAAGCTGTTGCTGGGGGCCACCACCGACCGCTGACGGATCGTCCAGAGCGTGTCCTTGCAGCTGGCCGGCAGGCGCGGGTGGTCGAGCAGGGGGTCGGCCAGGCTGCGGGCCTTGTCGCAGGGTTCGGCCGTGTTCTCGCGGCTGCAGGCCAGGGCGATCAGTTGCAGGGAGCGGAATTCGGCGGAAGGCGGAAACGGGGGCGGCTCCGGGGCGGCCCACAGGGGTGAGGCCCCCAGCAACGGCAGGCTCGCCAGCAGGGCCAGCTGCGCCAGGGACGCCAGTTGGCGGCGTCGGCCGGGTTGGGTGACGGAAACGGTCCGGTCCATGGCGGGCGGGGAGGTCCACCAATCATGGCCGCCGCTCAGAGGTCCGTGGCGATCGCTTCACGGCCATTGCGCAGTTCCGACTGCGTGGCCCGCCAGCGCCGCTCCAGCAGGGGGCCACTCCAGCGGGCGGTGCGGGCCAGCAGGCTCCGCAGCCGATGCCGCCGCCGCAGCAGATCGGCCCGGCGGGCTTCCTCCTGCTGCAGCTGCTGGATGCGACGGATCTCCGGCAGCCGGGCGGCGGCGATCGCCGCTGCGGCTGCGTCGATGGCGGCAGGTTCAGCCTCCAGCAGGGCGGGTTCCAGGTGCCTGGCGGCCACCAGGGCATCACGCAGGGCCATGTTGATCCCCTGGGCCCGCAGCGGGCTCATCGGGTGGGCGGCATCACCGAGCAGCAGCAGGCCCGGCCGCTGCCAGCACGGGCACAGCCCCACCCGCACCGGCAGCCGCACCGGCCCCTGCACGGCCACCTCTGCCAAGGCCAGCAGCAACCGGGCCAGGGGCTCGGGGGCGTCCCGGGCCCAGAGCTGCAGCCAGGCCCCGGGGCTGGCCGGGGTGGGAGCGGGGGCGGCCCCACCCGGCTCGATCGCCCAGCCGAGCTGCACGCCGCCGCGGGCGGAGGGGAACAGGGCATAGCTGCCGGCGGCGCCCACCACGGTCACGAAGCGGCCGCCCAGCCAACGCACCAGCGCCTCGGATCCGGGGGCCTCCAGCCGGAACCAGAGCACGTCGAGGGGGCTGGGGGCGCTCTCCAGCTCCAGCCCTGACTTGCGGCGCAGCAGCGACTCCCGGCCATCGCAGGCCACCACCAGGTCGGCCTCCAGGACGCTGCCGTCCGCCAGGCGCACCCCGGTGATGCGGCCGTCCTGCTCCAGCAGGTCGGTGGCGGCCTGGCCGACGTGGAACCGGAAGCCCTCCAGCCGGCTCGCCTGGGCCAGCAACTCCTGCAGAAGCGCGTCCTGGTCGATCAGGGTGCAGGGGACGGGGCTGCCCATGGGCTCGGGCGCCTCGAACAGGAGCTGGCCATCGAGGAAGAAGCTCCAGGCCGCCAGGGGCCGCTGGGCCACCGCCGGCGGGAGCGGCTGCAGGCCCATGGCGGCCAGGGCCGCCAGGCCGCTGGGCATCAGCCCCTCGCCCCGGAAAGGACGGCCGCCACGGCCGGTGGCGTCAATCAGGTCGACCGGGAGGCCGCGGCGGGCCAGCAGCAGGGTCAGGCTGGCGCCGGCGGGACCGGCCCCCACCACCACCACCCGGCTGGCGGCGGGCCCGGACGGGCTGCTCAGGTGAAGGAGTTGTAGTTGAGGCCTTCCTCGGGGTTGGCGGTCTCTGCCCCCTGGAGGGAGTTCTTCATCCTGAGCAGATAGTCGACCAGTTCCTGCTGAACGGTCAGCAGCTCGCTGGTGCAGCCCCGGAAGGCGGCACGGTGGCGGATTTCGTCGTGGCGGGTGTGCAGGTCCCGCAGCATCAGGTTGATGGCATCCAGGCGTGGGGTGACCTGGCGGGAGCTGGTGGTGGCGGCGGGAGTGGACACCGGGTCCATGGATCGTGTAATGAGCGTTACCGAATCGTAGTCGCCGCCGTGGGCGCGGCTTCGGCAGCCCGCTGGGTTCCGCTGCCACAGGTGCGCCGCCGCTGCTCCATGCGGCGCGCCAGCCGGCCGCTGACGCCCAGTTCGGCCCCACGCCAGAGGCGGTCGACTTCCGCTTCGAAGTGGCGTGCCAGCACGGGGGAGCGGATCAGCAGCAGGGTTTCATCGTTCTGGAACGCGGCTGAGGGGCTCCAGTTGAAGCTGCCGGTGATCACCTCCCGGCCATCGAGCACGGCGAACTTGTGGTGCAGTTTGTCGCCGCGGGCCAGCTGGGGCGTGCCCACCCCTTCCAGCGGCGCGGCCCAGGCCCGGTTGTCCGCCTCGATCTTGCAGTCCTGGTCGGGCAGGGCCACGCCGAGCAGGTCGAGGGTTTCGCTGAAGGCCCGGTTGGCGAAGCCCGGATCCGCCAGCAGACGCAGCTTCACGCCCCGGCCATGCAGCTCCTGCAACCGGTCGGCCAGGTTCTGGCCCGAGAAGACGAACAGGGCCAGATCGAGGCTCCGGCGGGTGGTGGCCAGCTTGGTTTCCAGCCAGGCCAGGCCGTGGTTGGGATCACGGCGGCGGTGGGGGGAGAAGAGCACCTCCACCGGTGTGCCGGCCACGTCGACCACCTGGGGGCCGCCGCCCTGCTTGGCGATGCCGAAGCGGCTGTCGGGTTGGCCGCCGGGGCCATCGCCCCAGAGCCGGGCGAATTCGGCG includes these proteins:
- a CDS encoding alpha-D-glucose phosphate-specific phosphoglucomutase, with the protein product MAKTTELRQVALERPFDDQKPGTSGLRKSTRQFQTPHYLESFIEASLRVVPGVEGGTLVVGGDGRFGNIPAISVIARMAAAHGVSRLITTTGGILSTPAASHLIRSRGAVAGIILSASHNPGGLDGDFGVKINGANGGPAPESVTDAIHAATLSLEGYRILDAEPLNLEVPGTATIGAMAVEVIDGVDDYVALMQKLFDFDRIAALLRGDFQVAFDAMHAVTGPYASRLFEGLLGAPAGTVRNGVPLADFGGGHPDPNLTYAHELADLLLSGGAYDFGAACDGDGDRNMILGRNCFVNPSDSLAVLTANATLAPGYADGLAGVARSMPTSAAADVVAAELGIPCFETPTGWKFFGNLLDAGRITLCGEESFGTGSNHIREKDGLWAVLFWLQILAVRGCSVAEVMAGHWSRFGRHYYSRHDYEAVASDAAHGLYDRVSGMLTSLPGQAFAGRTIRAADDFGYTDPVDGSISKGQGLRVLLDDGSRVVLRLSGTGTKGATLRVYLESYVPPSGDLDLDPQLALKDLIVAIDALAEIRVRTGMERPTVIT
- a CDS encoding FAD-dependent monooxygenase, which translates into the protein MGAGPAGASLTLLLARRGLPVDLIDATGRGGRPFRGEGLMPSGLAALAAMGLQPLPPAVAQRPLAAWSFFLDGQLLFEAPEPMGSPVPCTLIDQDALLQELLAQASRLEGFRFHVGQAATDLLEQDGRITGVRLADGSVLEADLVVACDGRESLLRRKSGLELESAPSPLDVLWFRLEAPGSEALVRWLGGRFVTVVGAAGSYALFPSARGGVQLGWAIEPGGAAPAPTPASPGAWLQLWARDAPEPLARLLLALAEVAVQGPVRLPVRVGLCPCWQRPGLLLLGDAAHPMSPLRAQGINMALRDALVAARHLEPALLEAEPAAIDAAAAAIAAARLPEIRRIQQLQQEEARRADLLRRRHRLRSLLARTARWSGPLLERRWRATQSELRNGREAIATDL
- a CDS encoding phospholipase D-like domain-containing protein, which encodes MDPAARFCLLRRATGALAGLAAPLLLGGCGPAPAALSGGSPQALPLPAGIRVAFNHRGDSRYRSPISGQWRQGDDLEALLLESIREARQDILVAVQELSLPTLAEALAERHRRGVRVRVVLENLYSTPWSQQHPVDLPPHQRQRQQQLAALGQGDAVAVLQRAGVPVLDDTADGSRGSGLMHHKFLVVDGRVVVTGSANFSPSCVHGDADGPSTRGNVNHLLRFDSPALAGVFAAEFARLWGDGPGGQPDSRFGIAKQGGGPQVVDVAGTPVEVLFSPHRRRDPNHGLAWLETKLATTRRSLDLALFVFSGQNLADRLQELHGRGVKLRLLADPGFANRAFSETLDLLGVALPDQDCKIEADNRAWAAPLEGVGTPQLARGDKLHHKFAVLDGREVITGSFNWSPSAAFQNDETLLLIRSPVLARHFEAEVDRLWRGAELGVSGRLARRMEQRRRTCGSGTQRAAEAAPTAATTIR
- a CDS encoding carbohydrate porin, yielding MRPPGATLPWLMAAWVCGAAGSLRAQELPAPAPQAAVEALEATRFAPTTTVNLQINGVLGALRYDGSAVDRASNTAVGAPLLNGVSVNHELRLTIDTSFTGQDLFRIRLRSGDFAPSGFFSNPPTPLSRLDVAFQEPACGAGEPGCSSRLVSLNRAYLQLPIGPELRLSVGPRIMQLDMLPVWPSVYNASPILDLFQYAGSPGTYSKRLGGGFGLWWQPRGGLQGLSLGYAYVAGQAGGHQLGGGLFSGSSSQTSTVQLALSRPQWNITGAWSLSGPQVRLRGTPLASQLAAGGRDGSLGSWSLAGYWQPRRSGWLPSISAGWGQDAFRFSTPSEAGLAGVRSRSWYTGLVWSDVLGVGNSLGLAVGSPTHVVAIQTPSQSSLDDRGLAFELFYRIQLSDALSVTPALFWLSRPRGALSGSADLSQALVFPAASGEASLGVWAGLIRTTLRF
- the gltS gene encoding sodium/glutamate symporter, which translates into the protein MQFESFATFNIAIVVLAIGRWLNRKVGFLREFNIPEPVTSGLLVCLLLALIHAVNGTEISFNLQTRDFLLLYFFAAIGLNADIKTLLSGGWPLLILVVTTVGYMILQNLTGIGMAALLGLNPLVGLLGGSVSLLGGHGTAIAWAPRFAESHGISNALEIGIACATFGLVLASLMGGPIARILIRRHRLKTPQAAAMAEPEVGTPDREQEAVTYFSLLGTLFWLNVSLGLGEVLHEVLKAAGSNLPLFVCCLFAAIILTNTVPRLLPIRCLAAPRSLAIVSDIALGIFLTMSLMSLQLWTIASLAGPILAILAAQFVVSFLFALFVVFKVMGRDYEAAVICAGFGGISLGATPTAMANMSAVAQTYGPAHRAFIIVPLVSGFFVDISNAVVIQRFLNWFG